GGATGAAGACTCTTCGGAGGATTCTGATTCTGAAGAAGAATCAGAGGAGGAAGAGGAGAAAAGCGAAAGGAGTGATATAATGACTCTACTGCAGAGAGAAGAAAACATAATCAGAAAGGGTAATATTGACAAGGAATTCTCCGAGAAAATAAAGGCTGCCGGCGGTGAGAGCCTGGAATACTGTTTCCAGTGTGGTACATGCACAGGATCATGCCCATCTGGAAGAAGAACCCCTTACAGGGTAAGACAGATAATAAGGAAGGCTAATGTTGGATTAAAGGATGAAATAATCTCAGACCCAACCCTCTGGATGTGCACAACATGCTATGCATGCCAGGAAAGGTGCCCACGTAAGGTCAGAATCGTGGATGTCGTGAAACTTGCAAGGAACGAAGCAGCCAAAGCAGGCTTCATGGCACCAGCACACAGGGCAGTTGGATCATTCGTTATAAAAACAGGCCATGGAGTACCAATCAACGACGCAACAATGGAGCTTCGAAAGGCTGTCGGTCTTGGAGAACTACCACCAACAACACACCAGTTCCCTGAAGCACTTGAAGAGGTTCAGAAAATCATCAAGGCAACAGGCTTTGACCAGTTAATAGGCTACAACTGGGAAACAGGTGAACTTGAATAAGGAGGAATGCAAATGGAAATCGCATACTTTTTAGGATGTATCATGAACAACAGGTACCCTGGAATTGAAAAGGCAACAAGGGTTCTATTCGATAAACTCGGTATTGAACTGAAGGACATGGAAGGAG
This genomic stretch from Methanothermobacter sp. harbors:
- the hdrC gene encoding CoB--CoM heterodisulfide reductase subunit C — encoded protein: MSVLKRLKEMLMGEKKEEDSKAGEPEKTETSTESTKQEEKPQPQEKPSDEPSVSAETEKSEEPQKLEEPLGASEEASAEEPETADVEEGESEEPAETSREDGEVVEDEDSSEDSDSEEESEEEEEKSERSDIMTLLQREENIIRKGNIDKEFSEKIKAAGGESLEYCFQCGTCTGSCPSGRRTPYRVRQIIRKANVGLKDEIISDPTLWMCTTCYACQERCPRKVRIVDVVKLARNEAAKAGFMAPAHRAVGSFVIKTGHGVPINDATMELRKAVGLGELPPTTHQFPEALEEVQKIIKATGFDQLIGYNWETGELE